A single region of the Ctenopharyngodon idella isolate HZGC_01 chromosome 21, HZGC01, whole genome shotgun sequence genome encodes:
- the LOC127503367 gene encoding olfactory receptor 146-like, whose protein sequence is MSTYFFQPMDNLTFTNSILLMEGLKVTPQSSYPIFILLLLVYVFAMGCNIGLIILISTEKNLHHPMHFLFCNLPVNDILGTTVMLPPLLRDILREASERYMTYVECVVQAYFVHTFAAASHYVLMIMAFDRYVAICNPLQYSAIMTSKMVFKLSVSAWGLSIFFVSIMLGLTIRLSRCRSKIENPFCDNASLFKLSCENVVINNVFGIICTLIVFIVSLGFVFITYTKIATVCITSKNKALNSKAIKTCSTHIAVYIIMFVSCAIMVFLHRFPEYSENRKLAGIMFHIVPPGLNPIVYGLQTKEIRQKFVKLWYRNKVNLK, encoded by the exons Atgtcaacatattttttt CAACCAATGGACAACTtgacattcacaaacagcattCTCCTCATGGAGGGACTGAAAGTTACACCTCAGTCTTCCTATCCTATTTTCATCCTGCTTCTCTTGGTTTATGTATTTGCAATGGGATGTAACATTGGACTTATAATCCTGATCTCAACTGAGAAGAATCTACATCATCCTATGCATTTTCTGTTCTGTAATCTACCAGTGAATGATATACTAGGGACCACTGTCATGTTGCCACCCTTGCTGCGGGACATTTTAAGGGAAGCCTCAGAGCGCTACATGACATATGTGGAGTGTGTTGTTCAAGCATATTTTGTACACACATTTGCAGCAGCAAGCCACTATGTGCTGATGATTATGGCCTTTGACAGATATGTGGCTATATGCAATCCATTGCAATACTCAGCTATAATGACCAGTAAAATGGTATTTAAACTATCAGTATCAGCCTGGGGGCTGTCAATATTCTTTGTGTCTATTATGTTAGGTCTGACTATACGTCTGTCTCGATGCAGATCTAAAATCGAAAACCCTTTCTGTGACAATGCCTCACTGTTTAAACTGTCCTGTGAAAATGTAGTCATTAATAATGTGTTTGGAATAATTTGTACTTTGATTGTCTTTATCGTCTCACTTGGGTTTGTGTTTATAACATATACCAAGATTGCTACTGTATGCATAACCAGCAAAAACAAAGCACTCAACAGCAAAGCCATAAAAACATGTAGCACTCATATAGCTGTTTATATAATCATGTTTGTTTCTTGTGCCATTATGGTTTTTCTCCATCGCTTTCCAGAATACTCTGAAAACAGGAAACTAGCTGGTATAATGTTCCATATAGTACCACCAGGACTAAATCCTATAGTATATGGTTTACAAACCAAAGAAATAAgacaaaagtttgtaaaactttggtacagaaataaagttaatctaaaataa